In Pseudobacter ginsenosidimutans, the following are encoded in one genomic region:
- a CDS encoding S9 family peptidase, giving the protein MIKNLHKFLLIAPLIAGCNQNPSKMNQPYQWPENISTPTVEKKAKEFLMHGDKRVDEYYWLNERENPKVIDYLKAENAYVDTMMSGTKELQEKLFQEMKGRIKEKDESVPVMTNGYFYYNKYDEGKQYPIFCRKKESLDAPEEIMFDQNKMAEGHKYYSIGIIRISDNNELAAFTTDHVSRRLYNLQIKNLTTGEVYPETIPNVEGGSVVWAADNKTMFYILQDTTTLLGYQVYRHTLGTDPGNDVLMYEEKDDRYYLDIERTRSRKYVTIVSNMNEASTEYRLLDASNPTGAFKVFEPRKMDFQYHIDHAADGKFYILTDWDAPNFRVMTSEDGKTGKENWKELIPARKDVYIADFNTFKNHLVLTEVKDAMRQIRVINQTSKKDEYIAFDEKVYTAGQSSNPESNTDILRIVYTSMTTPYTVIDYNMDTKEKTVKKQTEVIGYKKEEYETDRIWATARDGVKVPVTLLYKKGMKKDGANPLLLMAYGSYGNSIFPGFNSTVISLVDRGFIYAIAHVRGGQEMGRTWYDNGHLLKKKNTFYDFIDCGEFLVKENYTNSKHLYANGGSAGGLLMGAVLNLAPELWNGVVAEVPFVDVITTMSDASIPLTTGEYKEWGNPADSSEYFYMKSYSPYDNVEAKNYPNILVTTGLHDSQVQYFEPAKWVAKLREFNKSKNIILFKTNMDAGHGGASGRFESLREDALIYAFLLALEGRAN; this is encoded by the coding sequence ATGATTAAAAATCTGCACAAATTCCTGTTGATTGCCCCGCTTATTGCCGGCTGTAATCAAAATCCTTCAAAGATGAACCAACCATACCAATGGCCTGAGAACATTTCCACTCCAACAGTAGAAAAGAAAGCGAAAGAATTCCTGATGCATGGAGATAAGCGGGTGGACGAATATTACTGGCTCAATGAAAGAGAGAATCCCAAAGTAATAGATTATCTCAAAGCAGAGAATGCTTATGTAGACACGATGATGTCAGGCACCAAAGAGCTCCAGGAAAAACTCTTCCAGGAAATGAAAGGCCGCATCAAAGAGAAAGATGAATCCGTTCCCGTAATGACCAACGGTTACTTCTATTACAACAAATATGACGAAGGCAAACAGTATCCCATCTTTTGCCGCAAGAAAGAAAGCCTGGATGCTCCCGAAGAGATCATGTTCGATCAGAACAAGATGGCGGAAGGGCACAAGTACTACAGCATCGGTATCATCCGCATCAGCGACAACAATGAGCTGGCCGCCTTCACCACAGATCATGTAAGCCGCCGCCTGTACAACCTGCAGATAAAGAACCTTACTACCGGTGAGGTATATCCTGAAACCATTCCCAATGTGGAAGGAGGTTCAGTAGTTTGGGCCGCTGACAATAAGACCATGTTCTATATCCTGCAGGATACCACTACGCTTCTCGGCTACCAGGTCTATCGTCATACACTCGGCACCGATCCGGGGAACGATGTGCTGATGTATGAAGAGAAAGATGACCGTTACTACCTTGACATCGAGCGTACCCGCTCCAGGAAGTATGTAACCATCGTTTCCAATATGAACGAGGCGAGCACTGAATACCGCCTGCTTGATGCATCCAATCCAACAGGCGCATTCAAAGTATTCGAGCCGCGCAAAATGGATTTCCAGTATCATATCGATCATGCGGCAGATGGCAAATTCTATATCCTCACAGACTGGGATGCGCCCAATTTCCGTGTAATGACTTCAGAAGATGGAAAAACAGGAAAAGAGAACTGGAAAGAACTGATACCTGCACGCAAGGATGTATACATCGCAGATTTCAATACATTCAAAAACCACCTGGTGCTCACTGAAGTGAAAGACGCCATGCGCCAGATCCGTGTGATCAACCAGACATCGAAGAAAGATGAGTACATCGCTTTTGATGAAAAAGTGTACACTGCCGGACAGAGCAGCAATCCCGAGTCCAACACAGATATCCTTCGTATCGTATATACTTCCATGACCACGCCCTATACCGTGATCGATTACAATATGGATACGAAAGAGAAAACAGTGAAGAAGCAAACAGAAGTGATCGGTTATAAAAAAGAGGAATACGAAACAGACCGCATTTGGGCCACTGCCCGTGATGGTGTAAAAGTTCCTGTAACACTGCTGTACAAAAAAGGAATGAAGAAAGATGGGGCCAATCCATTATTGCTGATGGCTTACGGTTCTTATGGCAACAGCATTTTTCCCGGCTTCAACAGCACCGTGATCTCGCTGGTAGACAGGGGCTTCATCTATGCCATTGCGCATGTGCGTGGTGGTCAGGAAATGGGCAGGACCTGGTACGATAACGGTCACCTTCTGAAAAAGAAGAATACTTTCTATGATTTCATCGATTGCGGTGAATTCCTGGTGAAAGAAAATTATACGAACAGCAAACATCTTTATGCCAATGGGGGCAGCGCCGGCGGATTGCTGATGGGCGCTGTGCTGAACCTGGCGCCTGAATTGTGGAATGGGGTAGTGGCCGAAGTGCCTTTTGTGGATGTGATCACCACTATGAGCGATGCCAGCATTCCCCTCACCACCGGCGAGTACAAGGAATGGGGAAATCCTGCCGACAGCTCGGAATACTTCTACATGAAGTCCTATTCCCCCTACGATAATGTGGAGGCGAAGAATTACCCCAATATTCTGGTAACCACAGGCCTCCACGATTCCCAGGTGCAATATTTCGAGCCTGCCAAATGGGTGGCCAAACTGCGGGAATTCAATAAGAGCAAGAACATTATTCTATTCAAAACCAATATGGATGCGGGACATGGTGGCGCTTCCGGCCGTTTCGAAAGCCTCCGCGAGGATGCCCTGATCTATGCATTTCTGCTGGCTTTGGAGGGTCGTGCGAATTAA
- a CDS encoding succinate dehydrogenase cytochrome b subunit, producing the protein MKWSELFTSSIGKKLVMGFTGIFLILFLIIHVSINACIFADLFDPTDNGEIFNRAAHFMGAMILIRIAEVGLFAGIILHIVQGYMLTAQNNSKRGVAYAVPMGNKGSKWYSRSMGLLGTLLLMFLVLHVSQFWWDSRISHNLPPAAYDAEQHDLFARMIEVFQNPVMVVLYIIACISLAYHLMHGFQSAFRTIGVHNNKYLKMVKSIGIGFSIIVPIVFALMPIACYFGWVRID; encoded by the coding sequence ATGAAATGGTCTGAACTTTTTACGTCTTCCATCGGTAAGAAACTCGTCATGGGCTTCACCGGAATTTTCCTGATTCTTTTTCTCATTATTCACGTCAGTATCAATGCCTGCATCTTTGCCGATCTTTTCGATCCCACAGATAATGGTGAAATTTTCAACAGGGCTGCCCACTTCATGGGAGCGATGATCCTGATCCGAATTGCAGAAGTGGGCCTCTTTGCCGGTATCATACTCCATATCGTACAGGGGTATATGCTTACTGCGCAGAACAATTCAAAACGCGGTGTTGCGTATGCAGTACCCATGGGTAACAAAGGTTCCAAATGGTACAGCCGCAGCATGGGCCTTCTCGGCACCCTGCTCCTGATGTTCCTGGTGCTGCACGTATCACAGTTCTGGTGGGATTCCCGTATCTCACACAACCTGCCGCCTGCAGCATATGATGCAGAGCAGCATGATCTCTTCGCCCGTATGATCGAAGTATTCCAGAACCCGGTGATGGTTGTATTATATATTATCGCCTGTATCTCCCTGGCATATCACCTGATGCACGGTTTCCAGAGTGCATTCAGAACAATCGGGGTACATAATAATAAATACCTGAAGATGGTGAAGAGTATCGGGATCGGTTTCTCTATCATCGTTCCCATCGTATTCGCCCTGATGCCCATCGCCTGCTATTTCGGATGGGTGCGTATCGACTAA
- a CDS encoding sensor histidine kinase yields the protein MRFLFSIFLSLLLTPSLQAQIFNEKDFTVYTSKDGMSDNRVNSIVQDEAGYIWIATRKGLNRFDGNSFLRFYADTSRNSLANDFIKKLKWINPEQLGASTATGFHIIQPATLQQRNIIIPPGPLGQPYVENNIQGMAGDEKGNLFLLSSTGFYHFNKKDELEFRYDHYKKEDAGKTDVPFGRSDGVIMPEPGILLLATTAGPYRYHIASKTFSPVSKHDGSLYAQIGSGKGWVHFMHCNEGSFSVIAEGATEMAWFDNRKKKKYLLQTSLTGLDKLFGWRSKITRLDDSTFTITASQKGFYLLRYHRNEDNYVIHPELYLPDYLCSGILKDKQDRIWIGTDRGLFKQQKNASQLVKLTLPAGKGKTAVSCFEAAGNKLFVGTFGAGIYVFNRSTLEFLHHIDLSKVRPSGTANNVYSLIAWNNDSIYAGTFGPLIAISTKNYAHNAVRLQNWDNDHNWISWLLKSSDTTLYIATNMNNIFFYRRKTDKGFNLADHTREPLFNIRSPMYIQEDKQGNIWFGGHGASRYNTSTHRFDKLIDSFPHIRIARKEINGIAFDKNGKICFAIAENGLAIYDTTTKGFLHITRSDGLPDNLIRAMQLCNNKLWLGTESGLAGYDIQNNKVSSFGMADGLPEGPFTAYHFFYDSVYGKLYGGILDHIIQFNPDSLEKSNLPPAFFIENIQVNGANTIHQPSGQIEIPYNQNSLVVNLAAVNFEDAHRQQFAYRILQNNNEAWQETSAQRSIIFNNLPPGKHRLQVKVYIKNNNWPEQVQEILIVIKPPFWQHAWFILLCAALLITAIWLGLRARIRHIRQKAAINAQLADLEMKGLHAQMNPHFIFNCLNSIKEMILLNERQNASRYLSKFAQLIRTNLEQSTRTFITVRECIDQLQQYLELERIRLHQFEYDIQIEDELDTDNIQMAPMLMQPLVENAIWHGLHPKQGEKKLSIRFFSSGPNLICEVEDNGIGIVQSRQNKMRHRPNHQSFGISNVRERLNILNEKYKMHSSLSIIDKRSISGEMENGTLVRLELTILHHNIY from the coding sequence TTGCGATTTCTCTTTTCCATATTTTTATCACTGCTGCTTACTCCGAGTTTGCAGGCGCAAATATTCAACGAAAAGGATTTTACTGTCTATACATCCAAAGATGGCATGTCTGACAACCGGGTCAACAGCATCGTGCAGGATGAAGCCGGGTATATCTGGATCGCTACCAGGAAAGGCCTCAATCGCTTTGATGGCAATAGTTTTTTACGCTTCTATGCAGACACCAGCCGCAACAGTCTGGCCAACGACTTCATCAAAAAACTGAAATGGATCAACCCGGAGCAATTGGGTGCATCCACTGCCACAGGCTTCCATATTATTCAACCCGCCACTTTACAACAACGGAATATCATCATTCCACCCGGGCCATTGGGCCAGCCCTATGTTGAGAACAATATCCAGGGAATGGCAGGCGATGAAAAGGGTAATCTCTTCCTGCTTAGCTCAACCGGCTTTTACCATTTCAACAAAAAAGATGAACTGGAATTCAGGTACGATCATTATAAAAAAGAAGATGCCGGCAAAACGGATGTGCCTTTCGGCAGAAGCGACGGCGTGATCATGCCAGAACCCGGAATTCTCTTACTGGCCACCACCGCAGGGCCATACAGGTACCATATTGCTTCAAAAACGTTTAGCCCTGTGAGTAAGCATGACGGCTCCCTGTATGCGCAGATCGGCTCAGGAAAAGGCTGGGTACATTTCATGCATTGCAACGAAGGATCATTCAGCGTGATTGCAGAAGGCGCTACAGAAATGGCCTGGTTCGATAACAGGAAAAAGAAAAAATATTTACTTCAAACATCCTTAACCGGACTGGATAAATTATTCGGATGGCGAAGCAAGATCACCCGCCTGGATGATTCCACTTTTACCATTACCGCCAGCCAGAAAGGGTTCTACCTGCTGCGTTACCATCGCAATGAAGACAATTATGTTATCCATCCCGAACTGTATTTACCCGATTATCTTTGCTCAGGCATTTTAAAGGATAAACAGGATCGGATCTGGATCGGTACAGACAGGGGATTATTCAAACAACAGAAGAATGCAAGCCAACTGGTGAAACTGACATTGCCCGCCGGCAAAGGAAAGACTGCTGTCAGTTGTTTCGAAGCAGCCGGTAATAAATTGTTTGTCGGTACATTCGGAGCAGGCATCTATGTGTTCAACAGGTCCACTCTGGAATTCCTTCATCATATCGATCTTTCAAAGGTCAGGCCTTCCGGCACCGCCAACAATGTGTACTCGCTCATCGCCTGGAATAACGACAGTATCTATGCAGGCACTTTCGGCCCCCTGATCGCCATCAGTACAAAGAACTATGCACACAATGCAGTCCGTTTGCAGAACTGGGATAATGACCATAACTGGATCAGCTGGCTGTTGAAGAGCAGCGACACAACCTTATATATTGCCACCAACATGAACAATATATTCTTCTATCGAAGGAAGACCGATAAAGGCTTCAACCTGGCGGATCATACCAGGGAGCCGCTCTTCAATATCAGGTCGCCCATGTATATACAGGAAGACAAACAGGGCAATATCTGGTTTGGCGGACATGGCGCCAGCCGCTACAATACCAGCACCCATCGTTTCGATAAACTGATCGATTCATTTCCGCATATCAGGATTGCAAGGAAGGAGATCAACGGGATCGCATTCGATAAAAATGGAAAGATCTGTTTCGCCATAGCAGAGAACGGGCTTGCCATTTATGATACCACCACCAAAGGATTCCTCCATATTACACGCAGCGATGGACTGCCCGACAACCTGATCAGGGCTATGCAGCTTTGCAACAACAAACTCTGGCTGGGCACAGAAAGCGGACTGGCAGGTTACGATATCCAAAACAATAAAGTATCCTCTTTTGGTATGGCCGACGGTTTGCCTGAAGGGCCTTTCACAGCCTATCATTTTTTCTATGATTCCGTTTATGGAAAACTGTACGGCGGGATCCTCGATCATATCATTCAATTCAATCCGGACAGTCTGGAGAAGAGCAACCTGCCTCCCGCATTCTTCATCGAAAATATACAGGTGAACGGCGCCAATACAATACACCAGCCTTCTGGTCAGATAGAGATCCCTTACAACCAGAACAGCCTGGTGGTGAATTTGGCGGCCGTGAATTTTGAGGATGCCCACCGCCAGCAATTCGCCTACAGGATATTGCAAAACAATAATGAGGCATGGCAGGAAACCAGTGCACAGCGAAGTATCATCTTCAATAATCTTCCTCCCGGCAAACACCGTTTGCAGGTGAAAGTGTATATCAAGAACAATAACTGGCCTGAACAGGTGCAGGAGATCCTGATCGTGATCAAACCTCCGTTCTGGCAGCATGCCTGGTTCATTCTCCTCTGCGCTGCTTTGCTGATCACAGCAATATGGCTGGGCCTTCGCGCCAGGATCAGGCATATACGCCAGAAAGCCGCCATCAATGCACAACTGGCCGATCTTGAAATGAAAGGGCTTCACGCACAAATGAATCCCCATTTCATTTTCAATTGCCTCAACAGTATCAAGGAAATGATATTGCTCAACGAAAGACAGAATGCCAGCCGCTATCTCAGCAAATTCGCACAATTGATCAGGACCAACCTGGAACAATCCACGCGTACGTTCATCACCGTGAGAGAATGTATCGATCAACTGCAACAATACCTTGAGCTGGAAAGGATCAGGCTCCATCAATTCGAATATGATATACAAATAGAAGACGAGCTGGATACTGATAATATCCAGATGGCGCCCATGCTGATGCAACCGCTGGTTGAAAATGCCATCTGGCACGGACTCCATCCCAAACAAGGCGAAAAAAAATTATCGATCAGGTTCTTCAGTTCAGGCCCCAACCTGATCTGCGAAGTGGAAGACAATGGGATCGGCATCGTTCAGTCGCGACAGAACAAGATGAGGCATCGTCCCAATCACCAATCCTTCGGTATTTCCAATGTGCGGGAGAGGCTCAATATTCTCAACGAAAAATATAAGATGCACAGCTCACTCTCCATCATCGATAAAAGAAGCATCTCCGGTGAAATGGAAAACGGCACATTGGTAAGATTGGAGCTGACCATATTGCATCATAACATCTATTAA
- the smpB gene encoding SsrA-binding protein SmpB: protein MNKDFRTSHFVLCYKEQMTEIRNRSAYHDYFIEDRYDAGIVLAGTEVKSLREGRASFNDAYCFFHKGELWIKSLHITEYSHGTYNNHVPTQERKLLLHKKELRKLEAKIKEKGYTIVPLRIYFNEKSIAKMEIGLGKGKKLYDKRETIKQRDTEREMKRHMK from the coding sequence GTGAACAAGGATTTCCGAACTTCGCATTTCGTATTGTGTTATAAAGAACAAATGACAGAGATCCGCAACAGATCAGCTTATCACGACTATTTCATCGAAGACCGCTACGATGCCGGCATCGTACTGGCCGGAACTGAAGTGAAATCACTCCGCGAAGGCCGCGCCTCCTTCAATGATGCCTATTGCTTCTTCCATAAAGGAGAGCTCTGGATCAAAAGCCTTCACATCACCGAATACAGTCACGGTACCTACAACAATCACGTACCCACGCAGGAACGCAAACTCCTGCTCCATAAAAAAGAATTGCGCAAGCTCGAAGCAAAGATCAAAGAGAAAGGATACACCATCGTTCCACTCCGCATTTACTTCAATGAAAAAAGCATCGCAAAAATGGAGATAGGTCTTGGCAAGGGTAAAAAACTGTACGACAAACGCGAGACCATCAAACAACGCGACACAGAACGCGAGATGAAACGTCATATGAAATAG
- the accD gene encoding acetyl-CoA carboxylase, carboxyltransferase subunit beta, with product MKQEEDFDANLAGEDGRSEESKSSWFKRIKKGILTSTAEKKETPEGLWSKCPECGYICTVTELRENLFVCPKCAYHHRIGSAEYFEILFDDNQYDVLFENIRSKDFLHFTDLKPYGKRLQETWGKTDLTDSIRVAQGKIKSLDFMIACMDFEFIGGSLGSVMGERIARAADICIEKKIPLMIICKSGGARMMESAFSLMQLAKVSGKLSQLTDAQVPYISFLTDPSFGGISASFGMLGDLNIAEPGALIGFAGPRVIKETIKKDLPEGFQRSEFLLEHGFLDFIVPRKELKDKLATVLNLFRN from the coding sequence ATGAAACAAGAAGAGGACTTTGACGCCAACCTGGCAGGCGAAGATGGCCGGAGCGAAGAGTCAAAGAGCAGTTGGTTCAAGAGGATTAAGAAAGGTATTCTGACCAGTACAGCTGAAAAGAAAGAAACCCCTGAAGGTCTCTGGAGCAAATGTCCCGAATGCGGATATATCTGTACCGTAACCGAACTGAGGGAAAATCTTTTCGTTTGCCCTAAATGCGCCTACCATCACCGCATCGGAAGCGCAGAGTATTTTGAGATCCTGTTTGACGACAACCAATACGATGTATTGTTTGAAAATATCCGCTCGAAAGACTTTCTTCATTTCACTGACCTTAAACCCTACGGTAAAAGACTTCAGGAAACCTGGGGCAAAACGGACCTTACCGATTCTATCCGTGTTGCTCAGGGTAAGATCAAATCACTCGACTTCATGATAGCCTGTATGGATTTCGAATTCATCGGAGGCTCTCTGGGAAGTGTAATGGGTGAAAGGATCGCCAGGGCCGCAGACATCTGCATAGAAAAGAAGATACCCCTCATGATCATCTGTAAATCAGGTGGCGCACGTATGATGGAATCCGCTTTCTCTCTCATGCAGCTGGCCAAGGTATCAGGTAAATTATCACAGCTCACCGATGCACAGGTACCATATATATCATTCCTGACAGATCCTTCCTTCGGCGGTATCTCAGCTTCCTTCGGTATGCTGGGCGACCTCAATATTGCCGAACCCGGAGCCCTCATCGGTTTTGCCGGACCACGCGTGATCAAGGAAACCATCAAGAAAGACCTGCCCGAAGGATTCCAGCGCAGTGAATTCCTCCTCGAACATGGCTTCCTCGATTTCATTGTGCCGCGTAAAGAATTGAAAGACAAACTGGCTACAGTACTGAATCTTTTCAGGAACTAA
- a CDS encoding succinate dehydrogenase/fumarate reductase iron-sulfur subunit yields MEHYNMNLTLKVWRQKSRNDAGGFETYDVKDVSSEMSFLEMIDVLNERLIAEGKDPIAFDHDCREGICGMCSMYIDGRPHGPWHANTTCQLHMRAYKDGDTITVEPWRAKAFPVVKDLVVDRTAFDRIVQAGGYISVNTGNAQDANNILIPKDKADLSFANAACIGCGACVAACKNSSAMLFLSAKVSHLALLPQGDPERKSRALNMVAQMDKEGFGACTNTGACEAVCPKEISITNIARLNFEYQRAGYSAE; encoded by the coding sequence ATGGAACATTATAATATGAATCTTACACTGAAAGTGTGGAGACAGAAAAGCAGGAACGATGCAGGCGGTTTTGAAACCTATGATGTGAAAGATGTTTCTTCGGAAATGTCGTTCCTGGAAATGATCGACGTATTGAATGAGCGGCTGATAGCTGAAGGTAAGGACCCCATTGCCTTCGATCATGATTGCCGTGAAGGTATCTGCGGTATGTGCTCCATGTATATCGATGGCCGTCCGCACGGTCCATGGCATGCCAATACCACCTGCCAGCTGCACATGCGTGCCTACAAGGATGGAGACACCATCACTGTAGAACCCTGGCGCGCCAAGGCTTTCCCCGTGGTGAAAGACCTGGTGGTGGACCGTACTGCTTTCGACCGCATTGTTCAGGCGGGTGGATATATCTCCGTAAATACCGGAAACGCACAAGACGCCAATAATATACTGATCCCGAAAGACAAGGCTGATCTGAGCTTCGCCAATGCTGCCTGCATCGGTTGCGGCGCCTGCGTTGCCGCTTGTAAGAACAGCTCTGCCATGCTCTTCCTCAGCGCGAAAGTGAGCCACCTGGCATTGCTGCCACAAGGTGATCCTGAGCGCAAGAGCCGTGCACTGAATATGGTGGCGCAAATGGACAAAGAAGGTTTCGGAGCCTGTACCAATACAGGAGCCTGCGAAGCAGTTTGTCCCAAAGAGATCTCTATCACCAATATCGCGCGCCTCAATTTCGAGTACCAGCGCGCAGGTTACTCTGCCGAGTAA
- a CDS encoding fumarate reductase/succinate dehydrogenase flavoprotein subunit, producing the protein MLDAKIPAGPLDQKWTWYKGHCNLVNPANKRKLEVIVIGTGLAGASAAAALGELGYKVKAFCFQDSPRRAHSIAAQGGINAAKNYQNDGDSVFRLFYDTIKGGDYRAREGNVHRLAEVSGNIIDQCVAQGVPFAREYGGLLSNRSFGGTQVQRTFYAAGQTGQQLLIGAYQSLERQIALGNVKMYNRHEMLEIVMIDGKARGIIARDLVNGKLERHFGHAVLLCSGGYGNVFYLSTNAMGSNVTAAWKAHRKGAYFANPCFTQIHPTCIPVSGDHQSKLTLMSESLRNDGRIWVPKKQNDDRKAADIPEDERDYYLERRYPAFGNLVPRDVASRAAKERCDAGYGVGTSKQAVYLDYANAIQRYGEIEVGKHGLSNVSPEEITKLGKAVVKEKYGNLFDMYEKITGENPYETPMRIYPAVHYTMGGLWVDYELMTTVPGLYCLGEANFSDHGANRLGASALMQGLADGYFVIPYTIGNYLAKDIATKSIPTNHPAFDAAEKEVADRINQLMNIKGSKTVESFHKRLGKIMWDKCGMARNAKGLQEAITEIRQLKKEFWSDLRIPGAINEMNPELDKANRVADFLELGELMCIDALNRNESCGGHFREESQTEEGEAKRDDANFAYVAAWEYQGDHKWNMHREDLNFEVAKPTQRSYK; encoded by the coding sequence ATGTTAGATGCAAAAATTCCTGCCGGCCCCTTAGACCAGAAATGGACATGGTATAAAGGCCATTGCAATCTGGTGAATCCGGCAAACAAGCGCAAACTGGAGGTGATCGTTATTGGAACTGGTCTTGCCGGAGCTTCGGCTGCGGCTGCACTGGGTGAGCTCGGTTATAAAGTGAAAGCTTTCTGTTTCCAGGACTCTCCACGCCGTGCACACAGTATCGCAGCACAAGGTGGTATCAATGCCGCCAAGAATTATCAGAATGACGGGGACTCGGTCTTCCGTCTTTTTTATGATACTATCAAAGGTGGTGACTACCGCGCACGCGAAGGCAATGTGCATCGTCTGGCCGAAGTGAGTGGTAATATCATCGACCAGTGTGTGGCGCAGGGTGTTCCTTTTGCCCGCGAATACGGCGGCCTGCTCAGCAACCGCTCATTCGGTGGTACACAGGTTCAAAGAACTTTTTATGCTGCAGGTCAGACCGGGCAGCAGCTTCTCATAGGCGCTTACCAGAGCCTGGAACGCCAGATCGCTCTCGGTAACGTGAAAATGTATAACCGTCATGAGATGCTGGAGATCGTTATGATCGATGGCAAAGCACGCGGCATCATCGCCCGTGATCTCGTTAATGGTAAACTCGAGCGTCATTTCGGTCATGCCGTACTGTTATGCTCCGGTGGTTATGGCAACGTATTCTATCTTTCCACCAACGCCATGGGCAGCAATGTTACCGCAGCCTGGAAAGCGCACAGGAAAGGTGCATACTTCGCCAATCCCTGCTTCACGCAGATCCACCCCACCTGTATCCCTGTGAGCGGCGACCATCAGAGTAAGCTCACCCTCATGTCTGAAAGCTTGCGTAACGACGGCCGGATCTGGGTTCCAAAGAAACAGAACGACGATCGCAAAGCCGCAGACATCCCTGAAGATGAAAGGGATTATTACCTGGAAAGAAGATACCCCGCATTCGGTAACCTCGTTCCCCGGGACGTGGCCAGCCGCGCCGCCAAGGAACGTTGCGATGCCGGTTACGGAGTAGGTACTTCCAAACAGGCCGTGTACCTGGATTACGCCAATGCCATCCAGCGTTACGGAGAGATCGAAGTTGGTAAACATGGACTGTCCAATGTTTCTCCCGAAGAGATCACCAAATTGGGTAAAGCAGTAGTAAAAGAGAAATACGGTAACCTTTTCGATATGTACGAAAAGATCACCGGCGAGAACCCATACGAAACCCCGATGCGTATCTATCCCGCGGTGCACTACACCATGGGCGGCCTCTGGGTGGATTATGAACTGATGACCACGGTGCCCGGACTGTATTGTCTTGGTGAAGCCAATTTCAGCGATCACGGCGCCAACCGTCTCGGAGCTTCTGCACTGATGCAGGGCCTGGCAGATGGTTATTTCGTGATCCCTTATACAATCGGTAACTATCTCGCAAAAGATATCGCCACCAAGAGCATTCCTACCAATCACCCCGCATTTGATGCGGCTGAAAAGGAAGTGGCTGACAGGATCAACCAGCTGATGAATATCAAGGGCTCCAAAACAGTGGAAAGCTTCCACAAACGCCTTGGTAAGATCATGTGGGATAAATGTGGTATGGCCCGCAATGCGAAAGGATTGCAGGAAGCCATCACAGAGATCCGGCAACTGAAAAAAGAATTCTGGAGCGATCTGCGCATTCCCGGAGCCATCAATGAAATGAACCCTGAGCTGGATAAAGCCAACCGCGTGGCTGACTTCCTGGAACTGGGTGAACTGATGTGCATCGATGCCCTCAACCGCAATGAAAGCTGCGGCGGTCACTTCCGTGAAGAGTCACAAACTGAGGAAGGCGAAGCAAAACGCGACGATGCCAACTTCGCTTATGTGGCAGCGTGGGAATACCAGGGTGATCACAAATGGAATATGCACAGGGAAGACCTAAACTTTGAAGTAGCTAAACCAACTCAGCGTAGCTATAAATAA
- a CDS encoding VOC family protein, whose amino-acid sequence MSEYTVPAQTRIGHVHLKVSDLDKALGFYQGLLGFEIMQRYGNQAVFISAGGYHHHIGLNTWYSKDQPPASRKSPGLFHTAILYPTRRDLAVILKRLIDARYPLTGASDHGVSEALYLDDPDGNGVELYWDKPRDQWPLDADGMLLMVTEPLDLPALLATIDQ is encoded by the coding sequence ATGAGCGAGTATACCGTTCCCGCACAAACGAGAATCGGACATGTACACCTGAAAGTTTCCGACCTTGATAAAGCACTCGGTTTTTACCAGGGATTGCTGGGCTTTGAGATCATGCAGCGATACGGCAATCAGGCGGTATTCATCTCTGCCGGCGGGTACCATCATCATATCGGACTCAATACCTGGTACAGTAAAGACCAGCCACCGGCATCACGCAAATCGCCCGGGCTTTTTCATACTGCTATTCTCTATCCAACGAGACGGGATCTGGCCGTGATCCTGAAACGATTGATTGATGCGCGTTATCCGCTCACCGGCGCCTCCGATCATGGCGTTTCCGAAGCGCTCTACCTGGATGATCCCGATGGCAATGGGGTAGAGCTGTACTGGGATAAACCACGTGATCAATGGCCGCTGGATGCTGATGGAATGCTGCTAATGGTGACTGAACCGCTGGACCTGCCTGCATTACTGGCCACCATCGATCAGTAA